From the genome of Triticum aestivum cultivar Chinese Spring chromosome 3B, IWGSC CS RefSeq v2.1, whole genome shotgun sequence, one region includes:
- the LOC123064632 gene encoding non-specific lipid-transfer protein 4.3-like, giving the protein MARGAATQLVLVAMVAAMLLIANDAAISCGQVSPALSPCISYARGNGANPPAACCSGIRSLAGAARSTTDKQAACKCIKSAAGGLNAGKAAGIPSKCGVSVPYAISATVDCSKIR; this is encoded by the coding sequence ATGGCTCGCGGTGCAGCTACTCAACTCGTGCTGGTCGCCATGGTGGCCGCTATGCTCCTCATAGCCAACGATGCGGCCATCTCCTGCGGTCAGGTCAGCCCGGCCTTGAGCCCGTGCATCTCCTATGCCCGTGGCAACGGCGCTAACCCGCCTGCGGCCTGCTGCAGTGGCATCAGGAGTCTGGCCGGCGCAGCCCGGAGCACCACTGACAAGCAAGCGGCGTGCAAGTGCATCAAGAGCGCTGCCGGTGGGCTCAACGCTGGCAAGGCCGCCGGCATCCCCTCCAAGTGCGGCGTCAGCGTCCCCTATGCCATCAGCGCCACCGTCGACTGCTCTAAGATTCGCTGA